The following proteins are encoded in a genomic region of Burkholderia diffusa:
- a CDS encoding DMT family transporter encodes MNTLSPPSSRGARLPLVAAGAVAFTIVSWASAFPFIRIGLQGLAPLQLAAARFATAAVLVIAWLAWRRPNIPAKGDALRFLVCGLLGIAFYNALLNTGEQTVSAGAASFIVNTLPIFTALLAAIFLRERFNRWGWLGSLVSLAGIAVIAHGQPGGLVLGSGSTLILGAALCSASYFVLQRRLIPVYGALPCAAYTLLAGALLLTPWLPGALVSLGGGASRDTALAVLVLGVFPAALGYATWTFALGYFGAARAANFLYLTPAVATALSMALTGERPGIETVCGGLLAIAGVIFVALRGRT; translated from the coding sequence ATGAACACACTTTCCCCTCCGTCGTCGCGCGGCGCGCGACTGCCGCTCGTCGCGGCCGGCGCGGTGGCATTCACGATCGTCTCGTGGGCCTCCGCTTTTCCGTTCATCCGGATCGGCCTGCAAGGGCTGGCCCCGCTGCAGCTCGCGGCCGCACGCTTCGCGACCGCGGCCGTGCTCGTGATCGCATGGCTCGCGTGGCGACGGCCGAACATCCCGGCCAAAGGCGACGCGTTGCGCTTTCTCGTCTGCGGCTTGCTCGGCATCGCGTTCTACAACGCGCTGCTCAATACCGGCGAGCAGACTGTATCGGCCGGCGCGGCGAGCTTCATCGTCAACACGCTGCCGATCTTCACGGCGCTGTTGGCCGCGATATTTCTGCGCGAACGCTTCAATCGCTGGGGATGGCTCGGCTCACTGGTCAGCCTGGCCGGCATCGCCGTGATCGCGCACGGACAGCCAGGCGGTCTCGTCCTCGGCTCAGGGAGCACGCTGATTCTCGGCGCCGCACTGTGTTCTGCCAGCTATTTCGTGTTGCAGCGGCGGCTGATTCCCGTGTACGGCGCGCTGCCCTGCGCCGCGTATACGTTGCTGGCCGGTGCGCTGCTGCTCACGCCATGGTTGCCCGGCGCGCTCGTGTCGCTCGGCGGCGGCGCTTCGCGCGACACCGCGCTCGCCGTCCTGGTGCTCGGCGTCTTTCCCGCCGCGCTGGGCTATGCGACGTGGACCTTCGCGCTCGGCTACTTCGGCGCGGCGCGCGCCGCCAATTTCCTGTACCTGACACCGGCTGTCGCGACTGCGCTGTCGATGGCGCTGACCGGCGAGCGCCCCGGCATCGAGACGGTGTGCGGCGGCCTGCTGGCAATTGCCGGCGTGATATTCGTGGCCCTGCGCGGACGGACATAG